The genome window tcagattcgaaatttttataattttttttttgaaattttttttttgaattttttttttttcaaattttctttttataatttaaaaatactttttgaaactgtttttaaaatttttattttttattttagtatttattttttataaaattttaaaccctaattccaaaaccccacccccttaactctaaaccctaaggtttggattaattaacccaaggggtataagtgtatatttacctctttaatgaaacctatttttgtgactttgagccttgagtgctactttgggaacaaaaacttggtttggtgctatcctagtctttttctcttcctTAATTCTTTTTCTTAGGTTCAATTACTCAAGCAACTGAATTAGCGAAAGTATTTTGAAGATGATGTATATAATGCTGAAACACGCTTATCTGACATACATGGACAAGACAACGGATGATCGATGTTAATTTTTCTAACTGTTTGATTCATGATTATTGACTCTTAACAGTTTTtaactaatattatttttatttatattttaataagagTTCACTTGGAAACTGTAGCCCATGACTCGATCAGGTGGAAAATGCGTTCCACCATCATGCACAAAAAGCATGACAACTATCAAATCAATGAGTAGAAACAGAAGCGGGTTGTCGGCAAGAGGCCAAAGTCAATCAACCCAATTGTTTGGGAGGAATTGAAGGATTATTTGGCATTAACGAGTGCACATGCTACTTTCTAGACCAACTCAGGTAACCGGCGTAGCGACCATCGTGATTCATTGGAAAGGGTTGTATACCCACAAGTCGGAGTCCACCAATTCCCTTCCCAAAAATACACTTATcagttttttctatatatttatacaattcatatttcatttatttattattttctatatcaatactattaaaacataagaactttttatctacttacaaaTAGTCTACGTTGGACCATGCCATTTATTTAACTTTCTATTTTTTCTCCTACAATTAACTTAGTTACTATTAAATATATGTCATATATTAcctattattttgatattttaaaataagatatctgaaaaaatattcataagtatctttttctaatattgcattttaataatatcttttaatattttttaatttaaaatctaaatctaattttctttttaatatttacttttaaattaataaagaaaatctGCATGATCATgtgggtcaagatctagttattatttttataaatgtaacAAAACAAAGAATTCTCCAGATTATTTGATATTGAAGGTGAAAACGCACACTAACCAGCAGATGGGTCAAATTCAGGATCTGTCTAACAACAAAACAGGTTGTCCAATCCCAAGCGGACGAGATCTTATCTACTAGGATTTCGATCTATGAAGATGGCTCTTTTGCTTCCAACACATTGTCACGGGAATAAATCAACAACCTCAATATTgagatacattttttatattttaattcatttataCCACTAACATTATCGAAACCTTTTTGTTAAGTTATGTGGTCTGTTTTCTTATAgggataaaatttaaaacctcaTTGCCATAAAAATAACCAAGAAGAAGCAACGATATagaaattacatatatatatccataAATCAGACATTTGACAATCCGATAGAAAATGTCCCAGACAGAAATCCAAAGAGGATAAAAACAGGCAATTGGAAGTGAAATGAGTATAGATTATTATATGATTGTTTTAGAAAGGAAATTAAGCACCGGTGAAGCTTGGTGGCTTGTAGGCGATGAAACTGATGCACTGGACCTGACGGTTGTTGTCGAATCCAATGATTCTAATAAAGGCGTTAGGGTACTCCGTCTTGCACTCTTGCACTTCCTTCAACACTTGAGAAGAGTCGGTGCATCCGAACAAAGGAAGCTTCCACATTGTCCAATAACGGCCATCGTAGTATCCAGGTGTGCTTCCATGCTCACGGTACACAAATCCGTGCTATATACACATACCATTCAAAATCAGGATTCACATGGTATAAAATGGATGTTTAGATACAagtaaacaaaattttgtttttattacctCCAACTCAAATTCAACACAAGGAATCCACTTGTTGCGGAGAAGGTAGTCAACTTCTTTGGCCAATTCAACGTCAGTAAGGTCAGGaagataagagagagtctcaAACTTCTTCTTTCCGACTGGTGGCCACACCTATAAATCCCATTTGCAGTTAATAAATAGGAATTCCCTTTTGTATATACACATTTTTCAATCCGGTACGTTATTATATACTATTGTTCACTCGGACTTTCACATGTACCAGTTCCACATAATAAAGGACGGGCCTACAACTCTAGTGATATTTACCTTCATGCAGCTAACTCTTCCTCCGTTGCTTGCAATGGAAGTAATATCAGTGTTGCTTTTGCGGGTGACTGGGAATGCAGCGGATGACTTCAAGCCGGTGAATGGAGCAACCATGGTGGCTTGAGCCGGTGAGGTAGCCACAGCGGCGGAGGAGAGCATAGAGGAAGCCATTACtacttctttttctcttttctcttactTACTTGTTTGTCTATTCCTTTGGTCATCTATATATAGTGAGGCCGGCATGAGGCATAAAGCCCTTAGATCAAAGAGTGCGGGATTCATGTCTGATGATAACGTCGTTACCTGCCACAGGATTAAGGAAAGGTGTTGACACCCTTATCGATACAGACCACTATGATAAGGCCACGTGGCAGAAAATTTTCTTATCTTATCTTTTCTTGGAAGGTAATGAGTGAATGTGTATGGTTACTAGTGTCCACTTGAGCCGATTCTCTTGGCTCCTTCCTTTTGGCAGAAAAGAAATGAGACGCATGACCTACATTTAAATCTTCGTGGACTTGTACtacaagaaaattaaattacttGAATCAGACATGTAATGTCGTCATTAGTTATAACTTATGAGTGATGAGAGCACTATTGATGATTATGTTCATACTCAAACGAAGAAGAGTAacaattctattttttattatatagtttttcttaagagttttataaatcaataaattttacataaacaCAGTCATTCATATAATATCACAAAGGTCAAAGCTGAAGGCTGAAttttaacatttacaccaaaaaaaggGGGTCAAAGCTGAACACTGAAACAAATTACCAAAAGCATCTAGTCTAAGCCGTAAAAAAACTATAGCATCTACTCTTTAAATAGATGCAAAACAGCAACACGGATAAGGACACGAAAAATAGTAAAAGCGATCAACGTTTTCTTAATATTAGTCAAAACAAAGAtgtttaaaaatagagaaaaaatgaGTGCTTATCCGTGTAACgccactatatatatatatatattacacatCTTCCCTCTTGGTTATCTACGGATTACTTCTAAATTTAAAAGAACTATAGAAGAAGGCCATTACAAATAATCAACACAATGAATCGTCTCTCGTGTTTTCTTCTCACTATTGGATTGTGCATAGGTTTGAGTAACGCAAAGTGGAATGAAAAAAACTCCGTGCACTTTAAGAACTCTCTTGGTCGAAACAATATCTTGAAGATTAATTGTATATCTAACGACGACGATCTAGGCTTCCACTATCTACGGCCTGGAGAAACCTATGAATTCAGTTTTCATGACAGtgttattaaaacagaattctTTTGTGACCTATGGCAAGGGCCAAATTTTAAGTTCCATGCAGGGTTCACCGGATATGAAGGTGGTGGTCTTATAGTTCATTACGGTAAAAAGAACTTTTGGGATGCTAGAGAAGATGGAATTTACTTCACACATGGCCAAAAAATGCCCAAGTTAGAGTATACGTGGAAATGATAACTGATAAGTTGCTCattttgttttaagtttaacaaaaataatttatttattgtgtaTTGTGGAAAGGAAACCTttgtaacaaataataaaaagcacatttataatataaatttaacttaTTATATAAGTGAAAAACTGTGTATAAATAATATTGACTTTCTTAACATTGAATACCACGATTTATACCTAAGCATGAACTAATTTAATACTTGTATCTACAAGCATGTGAGAGCATCATTATCACATGATTTCTCTATAGGGTATTTCAAATAATTtactaataatataatttaattacttaagttaaattttattaaaaaaataatttattttaaaaataaataaatctactCATTAAATGACACATAATATGTGAATATTTCAGAATTTCTGTAAATATTCTTCCAGAAGAAAAAACTGACGTTCACTTTCTaatttttctattattattactaGGTTAAGAATCCGTGCAATATTGcacaaaaatcatttataaaaataattataccacactttataacttatattttatataaaatatcttaattttacttttaaaaaaattactgtGTCATAACGTAGATTACAATATAAACTTGTGTAGAGGTTTGTTCGGAGCCTGGAAATGCAATAAATTTCGTTAATGTCACTATTCAAAGTGACTAAATCACAAACTTTGTTGTCATGAACCTTGTTTTGACGCATCTGATTTTTACTATGAATTCGGTGTCACCTTATCTTAGATTTCTCTCTACTCTGCTATCTTTTATGCTTTGTTGTATTATGTTTGTAGAGTTTTGTATAACTCTCCTTCTAAGTGTAATCTGAATGTTTAATGTTTAGTGAATGTAGTGCTCTAAA of Brassica napus cultivar Da-Ae unplaced genomic scaffold, Da-Ae ScsIHWf_192;HRSCAF=340, whole genome shotgun sequence contains these proteins:
- the LOC125599604 gene encoding ribulose bisphosphate carboxylase small subunit, chloroplastic 2-like; translated protein: MASSMLSSAAVATSPAQATMVAPFTGLKSSAAFPVTRKSNTDITSIASNGGRVSCMKVWPPVGKKKFETLSYLPDLTDVELAKEVDYLLRNKWIPCVEFELEHGFVYREHGSTPGYYDGRYWTMWKLPLFGCTDSSQVLKEVQECKTEYPNAFIRIIGFDNNRQVQCISFIAYKPPSFTGA
- the LOC125599605 gene encoding S-protein homolog 8-like codes for the protein MNRLSCFLLTIGLCIGLSNAKWNEKNSVHFKNSLGRNNILKINCISNDDDLGFHYLRPGETYEFSFHDSVIKTEFFCDLWQGPNFKFHAGFTGYEGGGLIVHYGKKNFWDAREDGIYFTHGQKMPKLEYTWK